TTGCCAGTCTAGCAACCACGCATTCTTCACGGAGTAAGACAGGCACGTTATGTTTATGACGTAGTGAGGCGCAGCCGGTCAGCCGACCGCCGGTTGGGTCGTAAAACATCCAGGGCAGCGGGCGGGTCAGGCCTCAACGTGTTTTCGCTCAGGGTCCGTTCGGGCGCGCGACACTATACTCGGGGCGTGAACGGCCACGACGAACGCGACCTGCTGCTTGAATTGTTTCCGGAGACGGCGCGCGAACTGTTCGGTGAGCCGGGTGGCCGCAGCCACGAGCCGTCGGCGCGGCGCGCTACCCTGGGCCTTTTCCCGGTGGCCGACGGAAAGCTGGCCGTGGTGCACGGCGACCGGCTGCTGGAACTCGATCCCATCGAACCAGCAGGTAAGAATGCTGTTCATTGTGATCTGTGCCACGTCACCCGGTCGCGCAGCGAGGTCGGCATTTACCGTGCCGAACTGGCTCCCCGTCGTTTTCGTTATGTCACCCTCTGTCTGAATACCCGCCATTGTCAGGCGCGCGCCGGTCACGGAGGGCTCGCCGCGTTGTCGGCACAGCTTTTTCCTTGAGCCTGCAGGTTGAGAGCGGGTTCACGGAAACTGAGCTTTTAGCGCCGGGCAGCGAGCTTTCGTTGCCCGCACGTTGGCTTTGTGCCACAATGTGACGACCAAGTTTTTCCGGGTGTATTTTGCCGCCGTTTCAGCCACAAAACCCGACCACCACGGCAAAATGCAGGTCAAGCGGAGCAGCAGTCGATCGTACTTTCCGCGCGGCTTTTCTGGAACCGCTTGGACTGAAGTCGAGGACCCAGTCGAACTGCACCTTTCCCGAACCGCCTGTGCGGTTCAGAAGTAATCTCAGTGCGCTGGACATCACAGTGGAGGGCAACGTGGCACGTGAAATCAAACTGACGCGGGAAGGCTACGAACGCCTGCAAAAGGCGCTGCAGCACGAACAGGAGCGGCTCGCCGAAGCGACACGCATCGTGCAGGAACAGATGGAAACGGCTGCCGACTACGAGGACACCGGGCTTGAGGACGCCAAGCGCGAAAAGATGAACATCGAGGCACGCATCGACGAACTCGAGGACACGCTGGCCCGCGCGATGGTCATGGCCGACCACGAAGCGGACACTGGAAAAGCCGCACTCGGGGCCATCGTGGTGTTGCTCGATGAGAACAGCAAGCGTGAGATGCGCGTTCAGCTGGTCAGCGCGCCCGAGGCGTCAGTGCTGGGCGGAGGATTGCCCAAGATCAGTGATGACAGCCCGGTCGGGACGCA
The Deinococcus peraridilitoris DSM 19664 genome window above contains:
- a CDS encoding GreA/GreB family elongation factor codes for the protein MAREIKLTREGYERLQKALQHEQERLAEATRIVQEQMETAADYEDTGLEDAKREKMNIEARIDELEDTLARAMVMADHEADTGKAALGAIVVLLDENSKREMRVQLVSAPEASVLGGGLPKISDDSPVGTQLMGRKVGESFVVNLGQRQAKYKVKSIEY